A DNA window from Paralichthys olivaceus isolate ysfri-2021 chromosome 3, ASM2471397v2, whole genome shotgun sequence contains the following coding sequences:
- the pgm1 gene encoding phosphoglucomutase-1, with translation MVKITTVKTKPYADQKPGTSGLRKRVTVFQQNQHYAENFIQSTISVIEPAERQAAALVVGGDGRFFMKEAIQLIVQIAAANGINRLVIGQNGIMSTPAVSCVIRKIKAVGGIILTASHNPGGPNGDFGIKYNISSGGPAPEGFTNKIFEISKSLQEYHICPELKVDLATIGKQTFEVDTFKPFTVEIVDSVEAYAEMLRGIFDFAALKELLSGANHINVRLDAMHGVVGPYVKKIVCEELGSPANSAVNCVPKEDFGGHHPDPNLTYAADLVNTMKGGEYDFGAAFDGDGDRNMVLGKHGFFVNPSDSVAVIAANIKSIPYFQKTGVKGLARSMPTSGALDNVAKTLKMQLYETPTGWKFFGNLMDAGKLSLCGEESFGTGSDHIREKDGLWAVLAWLSILATRKQSVEDIMKDHWQKFGRNFFTRYDYEEVDSDAANKMIKDLEKVMFDPSFVGKKLSSGDKTYEVAVADNFAYTDPVDGSVSKNQGLRIIFSDGSRVIFRLSGTGSAGATIRLYIDSYEKDPQKIYQDPQVMLAPLVDIALKVSQLREQTGRTGPTVIT, from the exons ATGGTGAAAATAACGACGGTGAAGACCAAGCCGTACGCGGACCAGAAGCCCGGGACGAGCGGCCTGAGGAAGCGGGTGACCGTGTTCCAGCAGAACCAGCACTATGCGGAGAACTTCATCCAGAGCACCATCTCCGTCATCGAGCCCGCCGAGCGCCAGGCGGCCGCCCTGGTGGTGGGAGGGGACGGCCGCTTCTTCATGAAAGAAGCGATTCAGCTCATCGTCCAGATCGCTGCTGCCAACGGG ATTAATCGTCTGGTGATTGGTCAGAATGGCATCATGTCCACTCCAGCAGTCTCCTGCGTGATTCGCAAGATCAAGGCAGTTGGTGGCATCATCCTCACAGCCAGCCACAACCCAGGTGGCCCCAATGGAGACTTTGGCATCAAGTACAACATCTCCAGTGGAG GACCTGCTCCAGAGGGTTTcacaaacaaaatatttgaGATCAGCAAAAGCCTGCAGGAGTACCACATCTGCCCAGAGCTGAAAGTGGATCTGGCTACAATTGGCAAGCAGACATTTGAAGTGGACACTTTCAAACCTTTCACAG TGGAGATTGTGGACTCGGTGGAGGCCTATGCTGAGATGCTGAGGGGCATCTTCGACTTTGCTGCACTGAAGGAGCTTCTTTCTGGAGCAAATCACATTAATGTCCGACTGGATGCTATGCATGGAG TGGTCGGCCCTTACGTGAAGAAGATCGTCTGTGAGGAGCTGGGTTCTCCTGCCAACTCCGCCGTCAACTGCGTCCCCAAGGAGGACTTTGGGGGCCACCACCCTGACCCCAACCTGACCTACGCTGCCGACCTGGTCAACACCATGAAGGGAGGAGAATATGACTTTGGAGCCGCATTTGATGGTGATGGT GACCGTAACATGGTGCTGGGTAAACACGGCTTCTTCGTGAACCCCTCAGACTCAGTGGCTGTCATCGCTGCCAACATCAAAAGCATCCCTTACTTCCAGAAGACTGGTGTCAAAGGACTGGCCCGCAGTATGCCCACCAGTGGAGCCCTGGACAA TGTGGCCAAAACTCTTAAGATGCAGCTGTACGAGACTCCAACTGGCTGGAAGTTCTTTGGGAACCTGATGGATGCTGGCAaactctctctgtgtggagaGGAGAGCTTCGGCACCG GCTCAGATCATATCCGCGAGAAGGACGGCCTGTGGGCGGTGCTTGCATGGTTGTCAATCTTAGCCACCAGGAAACAGAGCGTGGAAGACATCATGAAGGATCACTGGCAGAAGTTTGGCAGGAACTTCTTCACCAG GTACGACTACGAGGAGGTCGACTCAGACGCTGCCAACAAGATGATCAAGGATCTGGAGAAGGTGATGTTCGACCCATCCTTCGTAGGAAAGAAGCTCTCCTCGGGCGATAAGACTTATGAGGTGGCTGTCGCAGATAACTTTGCCTACACTGACCCCGTCGATGGAAGTGTTTCCAAAAACCAG gGCCTCAGGATCATCTTCTCCGACGGTTCCAGGGTTATTTTCCGTCTCAGCGGAACAGGCAGCGCGGGAGCAACCATCAGGCTCTACATTGACAGCTATGAGAAGGACCCCCAGAAGATTTACCAGGACCCACAG GTCATGTTGGCTCCACTCGTAGACATCGCCCTGAAGGTTTCTCAGCTCCGTGAGCAGACTGGACGTACCGGCCCGACTGTGATCACATGA